In the Qipengyuania gelatinilytica genome, TGCCCGTTGCCAAGATCGATCTCGATCCAGTTTTCAGCAAAGGGATAGTCCGGAATGTCCTTGAAGCGTTCCGGTGGTGTCTGCAGAATTTCCATGCCTTCTCTCCCTCTGCGCAGATCGGGAAGGGCAGGGGCAAGCCCCTGTGCCTCCGTTTCTGTTTGCAACCTTTAGGGCGTAGGCTTGCTGCTGTCACCTAGGGTGCTGACAGGCACCGTTTCCTTGAACGTGTGCGTGACATAGGGGAACGGGATTTCGATCCCTGCTTCATCGAGTGCGGCCTTGATTGCACGCACGACCTTGTCGCGTGTTTCCCACTTGGCGCGAGGCGTTGAACCGGCCCACCAGCGGACCATGAAATCGACCGAGCTGGAATTGAACTCCTGCGCGAAGATATCGATGCCCTTGGTGGCGAGGACGCCTTCGCAATTTTCGACCGCGCGGCGAATGACGTCGGCGGCATGATCGAGGTTCGTATCGTAGGATACGCCGATCACCACGTCGTGACGGCGCTGGTCCACATCGGTCAGGATTTCGACCGGGTTCTTGAAGAGGATCGAGTTGGGCACGACGGTCAATTCGCCGGAAAGCTTGCGGACATGCGTTTCGCGCAGGGTGATATGCTCCACCTTGCCGGTGATCCCCTCGCATTCGATGATGTCACCAATGCGCATTTTCTCGCGCAGCATGATGAGGATGCCGGCGAAGAAATTCTCGAAGATATCCTGGAAGGCGAACCCGATCGCGACGGCACCGATACCGAGGCCGGCCAGGAGGCTTGCCAGCGTGAGGTCGGGCATGACCACGATGGCTGCAACGAACAGGCCGATGATCCATATCGTCAGCCGTACGAGTGTGTCGACCAAATGCTTCAGGCTGGTCCGGATTTCTGTCCGCCCGACGATCATATCCGAAATGCGCACGGCAAAGCGCGCTGCAATCCAGGTGATCAGGACGATGAACAGTGCGATGGCGAGGCTGGGCAGGGTCTCGACAAACCCTTCACCCATTTCCTGCAGCTGGCCGCGCAGTGTATCGATGTAATTCACGCAAAACTCCCTTTGCGGGGCAACGTTGTGCACCGCAGCAGGTTCCTTAAGCGCTGAAAAACACCCCTAGCGGGGATTAACCGAGACCGTGTTCCTTACGGGCGAGTTCGTGCAGCCAATCGGCGTGGCGCGGGGCCGTCTTGGTCTCGCTCCATTCCTCGAGCATCACCGGTGCAACGCGCTTGAGTTCGGCATACTGTTCGTCAGTGCCGATGTCGGCGGCGAGCTCGACACGGTGGCCGTTCGGGTCGAAGAAATAGATCGACTTGAAGATGCCGTGGTGCGTCGGGCCGAGCACATCGATGCCGAGGCTTTCGATATGCTCCTTGGCTGCGACCAGTTCCTCTTCGCTGCCGACCTTGAAAGCGAGGTGCTGGACCCATGCGGGCGTGTTCTCGTCGCGGCCCATGTCCTTTTGGTTGGGCAGCTCGAAGAAGGCGAGGATGTTGCCGTTACCCGCGTCGAGGAAGACGTGCATGTAGGGATCGTACTCCCCGGTCGAAGGCACGTGGTCCTCTGCAAAGGCGGTCGTGTATTCCATGCCAAGGACCTTGCCGTACCATTCGACGGTCTCCTTGGCGTCCTTGCAGCGGTAGGCGGCGTGGTGGACGCCGCCCAGTTTCACGGGGTGTTCGGCAACTTTGCTCATTCGGCAGGTTCCTTCTCTGCGACTTCGAGCACGCCGCGCTTGATCTGGTCGCGTTCCATGCTTTCGAACAGTGCCTTGAAGTTGCCTTCGCCGAAGCCTTCGTCACCCTTGCGCTGGATGAATTCGAAGAAGACCGGGCCGACCTGCGCTTCTGCGAAGATCTGCAGGAGAAGGCGGGGGTGGCCGCCTTCGGTGGTGCCGTCGAGCAGGATGCCGCGCATCTTGAGCTCGTCAACAGGTTCGCCGTGGTCGGGCAGGCGCTCGTCGAGCATCTCGTAATAGGTTTCGGGCGGGGCGGTCATGAACGGGACGCCCAGCTGCTTGAGGTTGTCCCAGCACTGCACGAGGTCATCACAGATCAGCGCGATATGCTGGATGCCTTCGCCGTTGAATTCGCGCAGGAACTCCTCGATCTGGCCCTTGCCGCCATCGCCTTCCTCGTTGAGCGGGATGCGGATCTTGCCGTCGGGCGCGGTCAGCGCCTTCGAGGTGAGGCCGGTATATTCGCCCTTGATGTCGAAGAAGCGGATTTCGCGGAAGTTGAAAAGCGTCTCGTAGTAATCCGCCCAATACTTCATGCGGCCGTTGTAGACGTTGTGGGTCAGGTGATCGATCACGTTGAAGCCGGCACCCTTTGGCCATTTTTCGACGCCATCGAGATATTCGAAGTCAATGTCGTAGATCGACAGGTTGTCCTCGCCCTTCTCGGCATAACGATCGATGAGGTAGACGATTGCGCCGCCGATGCCGCGGATGGCCGGGATGCGCAGTTCCATCGGGCCGGTTTCCACCGACACGGGTTCTGCACCGCGCCTGAGAAGCTCTTCGTAAGCCTGTTTCGCGTCACGCACCCGGAAGCCCATTCCGCAGGCAGAGGGACCATGCTCGCGGGCGAAGAACCATGCGGCGCTGCGCGGTTCGTAGTTGAGGATCAGGTTGATGCCGCCCTGGCGCCAGAGGTGGACGTCTTTCGAGCGATGCGTGGCAACATGCGTGAAGCCCATGGCTTCGAATACCGGTTCGATCTTGCCTTTTTCGGGGGCACAAAATTCGACGAATTCAAAGCCGTCGAGACCGATGGGGTTTTCGAAGAGATCAGGCATTGGGTTCCTCTGGGTTCAATATAGTTTCAATAGAAACCAAATATGGGAAGGGTCGCGCTGTGTCAAGGTTTCAACGGGCGGGAAGGGCAAGCGGTCCCGCACGCACGCCAGGCCGGAGTTTTCCCCTTGCGCACGGGAGTTAACTGTGATTCTGTAGGGTTTAT is a window encoding:
- the hppD gene encoding 4-hydroxyphenylpyruvate dioxygenase; protein product: MPDLFENPIGLDGFEFVEFCAPEKGKIEPVFEAMGFTHVATHRSKDVHLWRQGGINLILNYEPRSAAWFFAREHGPSACGMGFRVRDAKQAYEELLRRGAEPVSVETGPMELRIPAIRGIGGAIVYLIDRYAEKGEDNLSIYDIDFEYLDGVEKWPKGAGFNVIDHLTHNVYNGRMKYWADYYETLFNFREIRFFDIKGEYTGLTSKALTAPDGKIRIPLNEEGDGGKGQIEEFLREFNGEGIQHIALICDDLVQCWDNLKQLGVPFMTAPPETYYEMLDERLPDHGEPVDELKMRGILLDGTTEGGHPRLLLQIFAEAQVGPVFFEFIQRKGDEGFGEGNFKALFESMERDQIKRGVLEVAEKEPAE
- a CDS encoding VOC family protein, translated to MSKVAEHPVKLGGVHHAAYRCKDAKETVEWYGKVLGMEYTTAFAEDHVPSTGEYDPYMHVFLDAGNGNILAFFELPNQKDMGRDENTPAWVQHLAFKVGSEEELVAAKEHIESLGIDVLGPTHHGIFKSIYFFDPNGHRVELAADIGTDEQYAELKRVAPVMLEEWSETKTAPRHADWLHELARKEHGLG
- a CDS encoding mechanosensitive ion channel family protein, producing the protein MNYIDTLRGQLQEMGEGFVETLPSLAIALFIVLITWIAARFAVRISDMIVGRTEIRTSLKHLVDTLVRLTIWIIGLFVAAIVVMPDLTLASLLAGLGIGAVAIGFAFQDIFENFFAGILIMLREKMRIGDIIECEGITGKVEHITLRETHVRKLSGELTVVPNSILFKNPVEILTDVDQRRHDVVIGVSYDTNLDHAADVIRRAVENCEGVLATKGIDIFAQEFNSSSVDFMVRWWAGSTPRAKWETRDKVVRAIKAALDEAGIEIPFPYVTHTFKETVPVSTLGDSSKPTP